One Aegilops tauschii subsp. strangulata cultivar AL8/78 chromosome 2, Aet v6.0, whole genome shotgun sequence genomic window, atcacatcattagaagaatgatgtgattgacttgacccattccattagcttagcacacgatcgtttagtatgttgctattgctttcttcatgacttatacatgttcctatgaatatgagattatgcaactcccgtttaccggaggaacactttgtgtgctaccaaacgtcacaacgtaactgggtgattataaaggtgctctacaggtgtctccgaaggtacttgttgggttggcgtatttcgagattaggatttgtcactccgattgtcggagatgtatctctgggcccactcggtgatgcacatcacttaagccttgcaagcattgcaactaatgagttagttgcaggatgatgtattacggagcgagtaaagagacttgccggtaacgagattgaactaggtattgagataccgacgatcgaacctcgggcaagtaacataccgatgacaaagggaacaacgtatgttgttatgcggtctgaccgataaagatcttcgtagaatatgtgggagccaatatgaacatccaggttccgctattggttattgaccggagacgtgtctcggtcatgtctacatagttctcgaacccgtagggtccgcacgcttaaagtttcgatgacggttatattatgagtttatgaatTTTGATGTattgaaggttgttcggagttccggatgtgatcacggacatgacgaggagtctcgaaatggtcgagacatgaagattgatatattggaagcctatatttggaaatcggaagtgttccgggtgaaatcaggattttttaccggagtaccggaggggttaccggaacccccgggggtttaatgggccatagtgggccttagtggagaagaggaggggcggccagggcaggccgcgcgccccctccccctctagtccgaataggacaaggaggagggggggcgcccccctttccttcttctcctcttcctccttccccccttctcctaatccaacaaggaagggagggagtcctactcccggtgggagtaggactcctcctggcgcgcccctcctggccggccgcacctccccccttgctcctttatatacgggggcagggggcatcccatagacacaacaattgatcagttgatcttttagccgtgtgcggtgccccctccaccatagtccatctcgataatactgtagcggtgcttaggcgaagccctgcgtcggtagaacatcatcatcctcaccacgccgtcgtgctgacaaaactctccctcaacactcggctggattggagttcgagggtcgtcatcgggctgaacgtgtgctgaactcggaggtgccgtgcgttcggtacttgatcggtcggattgtgaagacgtacgactacatcaaccgcgtagtgctaacgcttccgctttcggtctacgagggtacgtagacaacactcacccctctcgttgctttgcatcaccatgatcttgcgtgtgcgtaggaaattttttgaaattactatgttccccaacatgaATAGATATCGATATCCCTAAATTTGCTGTCGTGCTTATCTGAAGCAAGAATAATGTTGATTAACTAATCGTCCGCTATGACATACTCTAGGCAATTTTTTGGAAGTTGTCACTAAAGCAAAATACAACATTTTTGTGCAGATTCACAAGTCTCCTACTGTGGAAAAATAAAGTAAAGAAGATCAGAGAATAATTACATTGTCATCTGACCAGGCTAATCTGCAGAAAGCATGCATGGATAGGGATCATCCCAGTAACCTCTGCAAAGAGAGGGTGCATTTAAGGAGATATCTTCCTATATTTATCTGCAGCATCGATGATATCATGGGCAGTTTTTCTTCTTGTCTAATTGGATCTGTATCGTCATCTATGTTAGATTAATCTCTTCGGTTGACTCATCCACGCTTGATATTATTTATGGGGTAGGAAAATTTTATTCAACCAGAACTATTTAGATCATCCAGATTCTCTGTCATTTTCATTCAAGCGTATGCATATTGTTGTGTTGAATAACATGTTTGCTGATGTAATGCAAGCCAATAATTTTCATGGTCGTGCTACCTTTGGTATTTCCTACTATATATTGGTATTGTTGAGTGAGCTTGGCTATAAGTTGTCAGATGGCTCTTGATTCATTTCAGATTTCACACACGCTCTGCTAATCATTAGCAATCCAAGCTAATTGTTTTTCCATATACTGATCTATATTGAATGTGTTGTGTAGATGAAACCAAACAGGAGGCGCAAAATTACATTATATTTGTTACAACATTATATTTTTTTGTTAATGTCTAATATATTAGTTAGTTTATGCAAATTTAATTTTATGCTTCTTCATTTTGTAAAATAGCACACAAATTTCTATATTTAAATGGACAAATGGACGGGCGCAGCAACGCGCGCCATCAACGATCTAGTATGTATGTAAAACGTCTGTCTGTACCGTGTCTCTAAAAAACAgtacatgtcaggtttaaaaaagGAACATACTACAAGTCCcttgaaggtgctcatagggatacGATGTGCATGTGTATGTTCATATGGGTGAATGCATGTATATAAGCGTCTGTGTGTGTCTAAAAAAAAGTAAATTTCAGGTTAAAAAACAACACATTACAGGTCCCAGCTGGTAATGGGCCAGTGTGCTGGGCCAGCATCACGCTCAGTGCTCCTCAACCAACACTGGGCCAGAAGCCCAGAACAATGGAAGTAAGCTTGGGCGGAGATGCAATAACACGACACCTGCAGGGGCTTCCTGCAAAGCAGCCGACTTGCctgcctcccgcgtctgctccgaGTTCTGCAGTCGGGCCCCGCGAACTCCAAAAACCCTAACCAAGCAAGCCCACCTTTCAGTCCCAAAACCCTCCCCACACCCTTCCCGCCGCCGCACGCCCGcctcccgtccgccgccgccgccatggacgcCGACGCGTCGCGCCAGGTGCGCGTGCGCTTCGTCACGAAGCTGCCGCCTCCGCTCCGCGCGCCGCCCACCGCCATCGCGGTCCCCGCCGAGCTCTCCCGCATGGGCCTCTCCGAGATCGTCAACagcctcctcctctccggtgagcgcGCCCGCACACGCACCCTAGCCCTGGCCTCGGTACGACGCGAATTTTTCCTTTACTATAACTAAACCGGTCGCCCCGTTCCTCAGCCGAACCGGACCACCAGGCGCAGCCCTTCGACTTcatcgtggatggcgagctcgtGCGGATGCCGCTCCATCAGTTCCTGCTCGCCAAGGGCATCTCGGCGGTAATGAATTCGTGTTTTGGAAATTTTTAGTTTTAGAGGTGTTTCTGTGCGATGGACTTGGTTGTGAAAATTGTGTGGGGATTTGGTGTGAACGCTTCTGCAGGAGCGGGTGCTTGAGCTGGAGTACATAAAAGCCGTGGCGCCCAGGAAGCAGGAGCCACCATTGCCACACGATGACTGGGTTAGCGCAGTTGATGGGTCCAACCCAAGGTATGGCTGTGGTCTGCTGAGGATTTAGTTGGTCAATGATGCTCTAATTTGGCAAGGACCTTCCGCGATGTGTGTATCAGTCATAATTGGATGACGTGGCCTTGTGTTTTTGGATTTGAGGATATGCCTTGCCTGAGTTGGATAGCAGTGGCTACTTGATGCCAAAAAAAACTGATTATGGCCATTTTCGGTTCATAGTAGGTGGTAGTTGAGCTGGAGAAGGATAAATGAGGATTATCATCGGTCTGCTTGCATAAATAGTTTATGAATACTTTAATAATCCATTGTTTAGATACCTCTCTATACCATGTCCACACTGGCTTCCACTGTAGAAGCAGGGGATATGTTGTGATCAAGTCGTAATACTGAGGGACGATAACATCAACTTAAAAGTATGCTGAAATAGAGGGCAGATTCGTATTCTGACATGCTGTTGTGCTCGGGCAATGTCAAAAAACGagttagttttggaatatttgtagATAAAGACTTGCATGTCTTTATCTATTTCCTAGGACATGCTTTAGGCAACTATCTCGTGTAAATGATATGTATCATCGAGGAAACTATTTATGAAGGTTAAATAATCAGGGTTGTACCTATGTGTCACTTGTGCAATATTTCCATTACTTTCCTGCCAAGAAGGTTCTAAACAGTCTTTAGAAGTTTGATTAGTAAGCAATAGAACGTTCATGTCTTGGTGAGATTTTGAGTATGTCTCACCTTGCTTATCAATATTTTCATAACATACTTATAAATTATTGATCCAACTGAAAGGAGCTAACCCTTAGCCAAGCCAAGATATATTCAAGCTTTTTAAGGCTTTAGTAAAATTTAGTTGCATGCCTTCCTAAGCCAGAGAGCCGCGACCGAGAAATTCTAGACTTCccaattactccctccgtcccataatgtaagacgtttttcgACACTAAAAACGTCTTACAGtattggacggagggagtatatcgttCTGTGGCTGGACCTTTGCGAGTTAAAAGATTCAACATGTAACTGCACTAACTAACCCAACTGAAATCCTGTAAAAATATCCTCTTTGGTGTCTCAACCGGATCAGTATTGTACAACTATGCACTCGTTCACAGTTACATAGTGGCATCTTTGATCGTTTACTTGATATGCATAAACCTTTTTCAAGCGAACCATCTACATTGTTGACCATTCTTTGATGTTTGCTTCTTTGTGGATTCCAGTATTACTAAACTACTTATCTTTTGGCAGCTTCATATTAACAGGTTGCTATGATGGTCTTGCAAGGTGTGCATCTATCAGATCTTCTGTTTGATCCTGTTTTAAAAAAGCGAATAAAGTGTCAATTGTTGCATAAAGAGTATGTAGTACTTTTGTATGTCTTACCTTTTTAAATTTCATTCTTGCATAGAATATGGAAAGATGCAGCTGAATGTACTCAAGTTTTGGAGGGACACAGTGGTGCAATTACTTCTGCCAGCTTCATCAATAAAGGTTACTATACTAAAAGTATTTAATATTTATTAAAATTGATATACTGGTGCATTCCTGTTGCTAATTATTTTCCTACCATTGCCAGTATCAGGCCATATGTATCTTGAAGCAAACTAACTTGAATAATGTTGTTCCAGGAGTTGAAACTGATGGCAGTTTGCATGTCGTGACTGGCTCAAAGGATAGGTCATTGCGCCTGTTCAAGGTAAATCTATGCAGTTTTCCTTTTTGAAGACTTGTTTTATTTACGCTGTAATATATACTTCTTGCGATCTTAAATTATGCTATGCATTCTTGAAGTTTGATACTTCAGTCACCATCGGCTCCTCGAAGCGAATTGGAGCTTACAAAATTCTTCCTGGTCATACATCATCTATTCAAAGTATTGCTGTTGACCCTTCCAGAAATATGGTAATGATTCACTTGATCTGATGTTGCACAACAATGTTATATTATAATTTTTATCCTGATTTCTTCTTCTGAACGTATTTTTCCGTACCTAGATATGTTCTGCTTCCTGGGATACCACTATTAAGCTATGGGCAGTCGAAGGATCTGAAGAAGATAGTGACACCGTCTCTGTGAAAAAGAGAAGGATGAACTCTGATGCATCTGGACCTGAAGAGTCTCAGTTAGAGGTACTTGTTAGTTATGTTGTAATACAAATTCTTGGTTCCTATATGCGTAATGCCTGTGTGGTGAAGTATATTTATCTGTTGCTTGATATAGTTAAGAAGCCAAGTATGTTTCATTCCATTATGTATATATGGTGTTTTTTTTATTCCATTTTGTATATGCTGCTTTTCTTTTTATTCCAGTCCAAGTAGTATGAATACACAGCAGCGTTAAAAATGGTTTGGTTCTGGTTAAGTTGTAAGCTACTCTTGACTTTTTCGTAGTGACTGGACCTCTTTATTTGAGTTATTCACTTGAAAATGGGCCTGGGCTTGTTTTTGAAATCCTTGTGCTACAATGGATTCATTTGTTGTCATGAACTCATGTTAAATCCTGTTGAACTCACAGTTTTTATCCTGTTTGTACTCCAGGGTTCAGCATCTTCAACACTTCTGGGACATACACAATGTGTTTCTTCTGTTGCTTGGCCTGAGCAGCGAACAATATATTCGGCATCTTGGGATCATTCTGTTCGGCAGTGGGATGCTCAAACAGGGAGAGAAACCTGGAATATGGTATGCCGAGAGAAATAGGTTGCAAATTATGTAGTGCACTCTGTTGTTATCTGACTAGCTGTGAAAACAAGTCATCTGCTGTTTTTGTGCTAGCATAGCAGTAGGGATAGGAACAACTTTTCAATCTGGGTGCTGATTTTCTAGTTTATCTCTGAGTTTTGTCTCTTGCAAACTGAAAGAGTACGCACTCTATTATCGACCCATTTGTGCAGTCCATACAGTATATTTGTCCAGCGGTCATATGACTAGTGCAGCTCTATTGATCTGTTTCATAACTGTACCAATCTTATTCTATTTTATCTTCAATCTTTCTTCTAgttttgtgggaaggccttgaatTGTTTGGACTGTGGTGGCGAGGGCTCTTCACTGATTGCAGCTGGTGGTTCTGACCCTGTATTGAGGGTATGGGATCCCCGCAAACCTGGTAAACATATTAAACACTATGTTTTGTATAGCTCTGTTGGAAACACATTCAAATTAGCTCATATGTTTTCCTTTGAACAGGAACAACAGCTCCTATTTTCCAGTTCTCTTCACACTCAAGCTGGATCTCCGCCTGCAAATGGCATCCAAGTTCCTGGTTTCATTTGATATCATCATCGTTTGATGGGAAAGTGATGTTGTGGGATCTAAGAACAGCTGTAAGTTTCTGTAAATCTCATTTACTTCCTGATTCGTTCTCTTTCTTTCAAATCACTGCGTAAACATACAGTTAATGATTTTGCTCCTGCTGTAGTGGCCTCTGGCTTCTGTGGACTCCCACAAAGATAAGGTAACCTTTTCAATTTGTGGTTTACCTTTTGCATACTTCTGGGGCAAATGAGATGCTCAACAGAATTCACTGGATGTAGGTTTTATGCGCTGATTGGTGGAAAGGGGACAGCGTGATAAGTGGTGGAGCTGATTCCAAGCTGTGTATCTCATCAGGGGTTGAGATAGCGTGAGAAGATTCCCTCCCATATGTTGTTCTTGTGCTATCAAGGTTTTAACCATCTCAATTTTGAATCGGTTTAAATAATTCAGTTTTATAACCATTTATTTCATCTTGCATAACCAGCCTTAGCTTCCTTTGTTGAACTCCTTGCATGTTTTGCAGCTAACAGCTGTTCAATCCAGACTATATTGGTTGACAAGGCATCCCAAAAACCAAACCATACCAATTATGGTTGGAAGCATGTGCACCCTATTGTCAGATCATGACTTCAAATGAAGTTGTTGCATCCTATGCCAGCGCTTGCGCATAAGTAGATCCATGTTAGGGGTCACCAGATTTTGCAATCAAGTTTTGTTTTGTGCTCCTTATTTGCTGAAACTG contains:
- the LOC109746494 gene encoding ribosome biogenesis protein WDR12 homolog, which codes for MDADASRQVRVRFVTKLPPPLRAPPTAIAVPAELSRMGLSEIVNSLLLSAEPDHQAQPFDFIVDGELVRMPLHQFLLAKGISAERVLELEYIKAVAPRKQEPPLPHDDWVSAVDGSNPSFILTGCYDGLARIWKDAAECTQVLEGHSGAITSASFINKGVETDGSLHVVTGSKDRSLRLFKFDTSVTIGSSKRIGAYKILPGHTSSIQSIAVDPSRNMICSASWDTTIKLWAVEGSEEDSDTVSVKKRRMNSDASGPEESQLEGSASSTLLGHTQCVSSVAWPEQRTIYSASWDHSVRQWDAQTGRETWNMFCGKALNCLDCGGEGSSLIAAGGSDPVLRVWDPRKPGTTAPIFQFSSHSSWISACKWHPSSWFHLISSSFDGKVMLWDLRTAWPLASVDSHKDKVLCADWWKGDSVISGGADSKLCISSGVEIA